From the Candidatus Delongbacteria bacterium genome, the window TTCGCGCCGGTCTGCCCGGGCTTCTCGCTGGACAACCGCGGGCCGGTGGCGGTCTCCAACGTGAGCAACTCGGACTGGTACTACGATCAGTGGCCGCCCACGCAGGATCTGCTGAATTTGAGCTGGGACCATCCCTACGGCGCGGACTTCTCCCACTTCGAAGTCTGGATCTCAGGGGAGGAGGACGTGGCGACAGCTGTCCTGGCCTATGCGGGAACGCAACGAACCTGCATGCTGAGCTTCCCGCTCGGGGAGCTGCAGCCGGGAGATCCGCTCTACTGCTGGATCCGCGCGCTGGACGTGCACGACAACGCCAGCCCCTGGGTCGAGCACCCCGTGATCAGCCTGATTCCCACTACGGCGGTGGAAGTCCAGGCGCCACGGGGCTGGGACCTGCTGCCCAACGTGCCCAACCCTTTCAATCCGCTCACCCACATCCGTTATAATCTGGGCGCGGCCGGCCCCGTCCGTCTCGGCGTCTGGAATCTGGCGGGCCAACAGGTGGCCGGGCTGGTGGACGGCGAGCAGCCTGCCGGGCCGCACGAACTGGAATTCGACGCCCGCGGACTGGCCAGCGGGGTCTACATCTACCGACTGGAGGCCGGCGGCCGCGCGTGGACGGGCAAGATGCTCCTGGCGCGCTAACGAGCCCGGCCTCGCAAGCCTAGGAGTCCCATGCCTCAGGTCCTTCTTCTCCTGCCGGCGCTGGAAGGCGGCGCGGCCTGCCTCCGCAGCCTTGACAGCCTGCTCAACCAGAGCCTGGGTGATTTCGAAGTGCTGGTCTGCACCAACGGCCGCGGCACAGTGGACCTGCCCGCGGATCCGCGCTTGCGCCTGGTCACGGACGAGTTCCGCAACCTCAGTTCCATGAAGGCCGCGCTGTTCGCGCGTGCATCCGCCGAGCTGGTGGCCGAGTTGCCGGAGGGTCTGGAACTGGAGCGCGAGGCGCTGGAGCGCGCCGTGCTGGCGGCCCGGACCCAACCCAAGGCCGGGGCGTTCTACGGCCGCGTGCGCGAGGTGGCGGACGGCCCGACGGGGCCGGAGGAGCAAGTGCTGACGCCGCGGCTCTGGCCCGGCGACCTGACCGAGCGCGTCAATGTCGGACCGCTGGTCTTCCTGCGCCGAACAGCCCTCTTGCAGAGCGGCAACTACGACCCGGCCTTCAACACGGCCCACGAGTACGAACTGCGCCTGCGCATGCTGGATCGCTGGGAGTGGTTCGGGCTGGACGCCGTGCTCTGCACCATGCGGCCGCGGCCGTTGGAGAGCGCGGCCGCGCGCCAGCTGGGGGCCAGCAAGGTCTTCTCGCCGGGCGAGGGTCCGCAGGGCGGCTTCAGCTACCTGTTCTACGGGCCGGCGGAGGAGATGGAGTTCGAGACCGCCTTCAAGAACTACCTGCGCGCCCACGACGCCTACCTGAGCCACCTGCCCGCCACCGTGAAGCCGGTGGGCGAGCCGGGCACGGTGAGCGTGGTCATTCCCTTCCACAACCGCGCCCGCTTCCTGGACCGGGCCATCGCCTCGGTGCTGGACGGCCGCTGGCCGCAGGTGGAGGTGATCTGCGTGAACAACTGCTCCACGGACGACGGCGCCGCCGTGGTCCAGGCCTGGGTGGACAAGGACCCGCGCGTGCGGCTGCTGGAGAACGACCGCAACGTCATCGCCCGCGCCCTCAACCTGGGCGTGTCTCGCGCGAGCGGGCGCTACGTGGCCCAGCTGGACTCGGACGACGAGTACACACCGCGCACCCTGGAGGCCGCGGTGGAGGGGCTGGAGGCCCATCCGGACTGGGGTCTGGCCATCTCCTACTACGAGTTGATCTCCGAGGACGGCGAGCCGCTGACGGAGTTGGGGATCATCAAGCACCTGGAGTACGATCCCAACAACCACCTGCGCGTGGATGGCGCCGGCGCC encodes:
- a CDS encoding glycosyltransferase, whose translation is MPQVLLLLPALEGGAACLRSLDSLLNQSLGDFEVLVCTNGRGTVDLPADPRLRLVTDEFRNLSSMKAALFARASAELVAELPEGLELEREALERAVLAARTQPKAGAFYGRVREVADGPTGPEEQVLTPRLWPGDLTERVNVGPLVFLRRTALLQSGNYDPAFNTAHEYELRLRMLDRWEWFGLDAVLCTMRPRPLESAAARQLGASKVFSPGEGPQGGFSYLFYGPAEEMEFETAFKNYLRAHDAYLSHLPATVKPVGEPGTVSVVIPFHNRARFLDRAIASVLDGRWPQVEVICVNNCSTDDGAAVVQAWVDKDPRVRLLENDRNVIARALNLGVSRASGRYVAQLDSDDEYTPRTLEAAVEGLEAHPDWGLAISYYELISEDGEPLTELGIIKHLEYDPNNHLRVDGAGAVRVWQRAVIEELGGFDEEHYGDFAEDYDLVARVAEKYTVGKLHEVLYRYRRHPDNTDVKRSADMKIGNKTRIRHAAIARRRALNQRLRGGDQA